The DNA region ATACATCAGGGGGCATGTCTGCATGGTTAATCTAACAGGGGCAACCTGACCCCAACTACAATCTCCATTTGTCATCTGTAGGGAGGGAAGTCTCCAGAAGACCTGGCTTTCACTAGCCGTGGCTTCCTCACTCTTGGGCAGGGTTCAGGCCCAGGTCATATCCAGTCTGTAAGACAGATGACAGGCTTCAAGATGGAGTCTCTCCTGCTTGCCTCACACTGGCCccaacacagaaaataaactgaggccagagcagaaatagatgagtACTAACCCCAGGGAGATGACTGCCAGTCAGTTCAAGAATACTAGTCATTAGGGAGAGTACTAATTCTGtgacaatttatttaaaatgaaaagtaagatTTAAAAAGGGTATTTAACCAaatggatcttagttgcagcacatgggtggtttttttcctttcttttctttttttaagcttcaGCATGAGAGATTTTTATTATCAGCAGAGGTATCAGcagaacctgagccccctgcattgggagcaaggagtcttagccactagaccaccagggaagtcccaaaaagtAAGATATTTTGAGGTTCCAAATAATCACTACCAtcattttacttttcagaaaaaaGAGAATTCAAATGTAATATTTCTAAAAAGGCTTTATACACTGTAAAAGTATATTTTCTAAGATTATATTGGATAATTACTAATGAGtctccaaatataaataaaactgttcaTCTTTTGGCTCATGGCTAATAGAATTCCATACGAAAACCTTCAAAATGGTGGTGATTTGATGGCCAAACCCatgattttttgaaagaaaacaaaattaaattttatttatttatgataaaaatgatgCATGTTATCAAGTGCTGATCTAAGCTGTAACTGAATCTTGGCATTGAACCAAGATATCATGTATCTTCTGAACCCTTCCTATTGGGAGAGACTGCAGTTCAAATGCAGAGACTTTCATTAGGGTGTATAGGCTGTTAATCACTCTCATTTTTTAGAAGTAGTGTTCAAGAAAGGACAGGAAACTCGTGTTGTTCAGGTTTTGCCAAATAACTATGAAATtgtcttggaagaaaattttctCTGTCCTTTGCCAACTAAAGAATGTTGCTAGCCATCTGGTTTTACAAGGTTTGAGATCCAGCAACAAGTGACTGAACTTCTTTTTAGAAAATAGAGATTATCATGGTGGATGGAGGGTATATTAAGATAAATTTCCAAACTTTGTGGATGAAGAATGTCACTTGCTGTATCAGTAAACGAAGGATCTGGCAGCCATTTAGACTTAAGCCTCTGAAACTGCCACCCCATCCCCACAACTATGTACCCTGAGTGGATTCAGGATGAAGAAAAATAGGATACTGGCCCTAGGTAGTTAAGttacatatcaaaggaatgatttcaatgagcccagactcttggaTCTTCTCAGGCATAGAAAAGTATGAAAAATTCACTAGCTTGAAATATCTGTTTTCTTTAACTAACAGTCATATTTTGATGTTTCAAGTACCTgcttccctcttcccacccccaaCTCCTATATATCTTGTTtctcccttacctcttcagaaTAGTCCCTTAGAGctttctgagaggctgtctcatgGGTTTCAGTCCTTGGTATACCTACTGAATAAGTTTATTCTCTGCTTTTGTGAGATCCAAAAGGGTATTCTAGATTAGCAGGCAACTCTTTCTTCcaagcagtgattctggagcccatgtgccttttcttttttcccctggccATGGGAGTTTTAACTTctagaccagggatagaacctgtgccccctgaagtggaatcAATGGAGCCTTAACCATTGGCCCACCAAAGATGATGCCCCCACCCCTGTGTCCTTTTATCTTTGTATCTCAATTATCTTAACACATTGGTCttacatgttaaaaaaagaattccacggactacatGTTAGAAATGTTATTGGTTTTATTCAGTGATTCATGGATCTGGCAACTGCCAATCTAGCAGACAGAAAAGAGCTCTGAGGAGCTATATGAAATGAAAGGTTTTTCTAGGCAGAAAGGAGCAGGAACAGGGAAATTATACTAGGAAGAAAAGTGGGTTGATTATTCCAAGGATGCCATTCTTTAGTGTAGTGGACCCcgacctccaggatctaatgcctgatgatctgaggtggaactaatgtaataataatagaaataaagtgcacactaaatgtaatgtgcttgaactgtttacaatagctagaacataaaagctacctagatgtccatcggcagaggaagggataagaaagctgtgctacagatacacaatggaaaCTCAGCCATTaacaagaatgcatttgaattagttctaatgaggtggatgaaactggagcctattatacagagtgaagcaagtcagaaagaaaaacaccaatacagtatattaacgcatatatatggaatttagaaagatggtaacgatgacccgaCATGCGAGACAGCAAACAAGACAcaaagacttttggactctgtgggagaaggcgagggtgggatgatttgagagaatagcactgaaacatgtatattaccatatatgaaatagatggccagtccaggtttgatgcatgagacggTGCTCAGGGCCGGTGGACTAGGAGAACcctgagggctgggatggggagggaggtgggagtgggtttcgggatgggggacacatgtatacccatggctgattcatgtcaatgtatggcaaaaaccactacaatattgtaattagcctccagttaaaataattttttaaaaaagaaaaataatgagcaaTTAAAAAAAGTTGAGCACACAGCATCTCCTCCCcgcctccaaaaaaaaaaaaaaaaaaaaaaagcaatgggcTTGAATTATCCCCAAACCATTCCCCCACCCAGTATGGGGAAACATTGTCTTTCATGAAATCGATACCTGGCGCCAAAAAAGGTGGAGGCTGCTGCTTTAGGGGATGAAACGGGTTTGTTAGTCTGATTATCTAACTGGTGACGAGCCAATTTCTGGTTGAACAGTAAAGATTCTATCTCTAGAGAAGCCAAAGTTGTACTTAAGTCTTGGTCTGGTAACACTGGGGTTAGCATTAGTTTGGCCCTGTTCAGTTTCTAAAACACCTTTACCCTGGGAAGAGAAAGTGTGTAAAGTCTTTCTGGGAGGCTATCATCATGCCCCAGACCCACAAATGTAAGTTTACTTTTGTCCCATTGTTAGGACTTCAACCAGAGGCCACATCTAACTACAAGGGAAACAGGCAAATAAAACTGCTAATTGCTCAGGGCAAAGAGGTTAGTAGCTGTTGTGCCTCAGTCTCCGGAGGTTTATAGTTTATACTAGTTAGAAATGGTCTGCCTTTCTGTATTGAAATAGCCCATTTCTTTTAAGCTGATCAAGTTACCTAGTTATGAGAACTACTAAAAAGGGAAATTTTCtgagaaattaaaatcataaattcGTTAACATAGCCAACTTTTAAGTTCAGCATTACTTTTCTCCTAGAGATGAAAACAATATCCAGTATTAGAGCCCTTTGGGAAAATGTGAGTGGCTCTGAAAAGAGCCTTTGGGTTTGACAGCTCCTGGAAACATTTACTTAGAGCTGGTGTATTTGGTGACAGCCTTGGTGCCCTCGGACACGGCGTGCTTGGCCAGCTCCCCAGGCAACAGAAGGCGTACGGCGGTCTGGATCTCCCTGGATGTGATGGTCGAGCGCTTGTTATAATGCGCCAAACGCGATGCCTCGCCTGCGATGCGCTCAAATATATCGTTCACGAAGGAGTTCATGATGCCCATCGCCTTGGAGGAGATTCCAGTGTCCGGGTGGACCTGCTTCAGCACTTTGTACACGTACACGGAGTAGCTCTCCTTGCGGCTGCGCTTGCGCTTCTTGCCGTCTTTTTTCTGCGCCTTGGTTACCGCCTTCTTGGAGCCCTTCTTGGGAGCAGGAGCAGATTTAGCCGGTTCAGGCATGACGGAAGAAGGTCAGACAGAATAAACTGACCGAGAAAACTGAAAGAATACTGCTTAGCGTGCCGGCCTATTTTTGTAGGGCTTCTATGCAAATAGATGTTTAATCTATCGAAATCGCTGATTGGATCAATTCAGCCAGTAGAAACGTTGTATGCAAATAAGGCGATTTAGATTCTATTTCTTGATTGGCTGTTGAACTGGAAAGAACCCTGGATATCCCCAGCCACCAGATAAGAAAAAAAGTTTCCGTTTCAAAACAGCGCAAAGGATTAAGGTTTTGTACATAAATATCTACTTGTGAGCCTTGTTTCTTCCTCGATATggacctaaagagacaaaagccCAATATAAATT from Ovis canadensis isolate MfBH-ARS-UI-01 breed Bighorn chromosome 20, ARS-UI_OviCan_v2, whole genome shotgun sequence includes:
- the LOC138425059 gene encoding histone H2B type 1-C/E/F/G/I; translation: MPEPAKSAPAPKKGSKKAVTKAQKKDGKKRKRSRKESYSVYVYKVLKQVHPDTGISSKAMGIMNSFVNDIFERIAGEASRLAHYNKRSTITSREIQTAVRLLLPGELAKHAVSEGTKAVTKYTSSK